The following coding sequences are from one Salinicoccus sp. Bachu38 window:
- a CDS encoding SLC13 family permease: MWRESKRTKSLLKFFSVDEAKKHAEQGNRGPENEGPAKSYGRMQMVGLILGPLLFILTLLFLQTDGLDSAGVFVVASTLWIATWWITEAIPIPATSLLPLFLFPLGGIMDSDTTTSAYGNDIIFLFLGGFLLAIAMERWNLHTRIALTIIKAIGTTTATILLGFMIATGILSMFVSNTAAVMIMIPIGMAIISEAHSLSKNDLDDNLRKFEKSLVLGIGYAGTIGGLGTLIGTPPLIIMSGQLQELFGIEMSFAQWMLFGVPIVIIFLLLAWAYMHFFSFKHGMDHLPGGREIITSELDKLGRITREEILVLVVFLFAAFMWITRGFIWSNWSVTEMLTDGSIAMMAAVILFLLPTKRKSKRILDWSVARDLPWGVLLLFGGGLALAAAIVETGVDQWLGELLTAVEGIHIVIIIFIVALGILFLTEITSNTATATMILPVLAGLTIALEVHPLTLMVPAAMAANCAFMLPVGTPPNAIVFGTQKITIQEMAKTGFALNILGVILIVTFVYLLMPIIFGIDLLNFSG; this comes from the coding sequence ATGTGGCGGGAGTCCAAGCGGACGAAGTCGCTGCTTAAATTCTTCAGTGTGGACGAAGCCAAGAAGCATGCTGAACAGGGCAATCGTGGACCTGAAAATGAGGGGCCTGCCAAATCATACGGCCGCATGCAGATGGTTGGCCTGATTCTGGGGCCCCTGCTGTTCATACTCACACTGCTCTTCCTGCAGACGGATGGGCTCGATTCAGCCGGAGTGTTCGTAGTGGCATCGACATTATGGATTGCGACATGGTGGATTACGGAAGCCATTCCGATTCCTGCGACATCCCTCCTGCCGCTGTTCCTCTTCCCGCTGGGTGGCATCATGGACAGCGATACGACGACAAGTGCCTACGGCAATGACATCATCTTCCTGTTCCTGGGGGGATTCCTGCTGGCCATTGCAATGGAGAGGTGGAACCTGCACACGCGGATTGCGCTTACGATCATAAAGGCAATCGGTACGACGACTGCGACCATCCTGCTCGGCTTCATGATAGCGACAGGCATATTGTCCATGTTCGTCAGCAACACCGCAGCGGTCATGATCATGATTCCGATCGGCATGGCGATCATCAGCGAGGCGCACTCCCTATCCAAAAATGATCTGGATGACAACCTGCGCAAGTTTGAAAAGTCACTGGTGCTCGGCATCGGCTATGCCGGTACGATCGGCGGCCTCGGTACGCTGATCGGCACACCGCCCCTCATCATCATGTCGGGACAGCTCCAGGAGCTCTTCGGCATCGAGATGAGCTTCGCGCAATGGATGCTGTTTGGTGTTCCAATCGTCATCATCTTCCTGCTCCTGGCATGGGCATACATGCATTTCTTTTCATTCAAGCATGGCATGGACCATCTGCCGGGCGGACGGGAGATCATCACGAGCGAACTCGACAAGCTGGGCAGGATCACCCGGGAAGAAATTCTCGTTCTCGTCGTTTTCCTGTTCGCTGCATTCATGTGGATCACGCGCGGGTTCATCTGGTCCAACTGGTCTGTAACGGAAATGCTTACGGATGGATCCATCGCCATGATGGCAGCGGTCATCCTGTTTCTGCTGCCGACAAAAAGGAAGTCGAAACGTATTCTGGACTGGTCCGTCGCCCGTGACCTGCCGTGGGGTGTACTGCTCCTCTTCGGAGGCGGTCTCGCCCTGGCAGCCGCCATCGTGGAGACCGGGGTCGACCAGTGGCTCGGTGAACTTCTGACGGCTGTGGAAGGCATCCATATCGTCATCATCATCTTCATTGTTGCGCTGGGTATCCTGTTCCTGACGGAAATCACGTCCAATACCGCAACAGCCACGATGATCCTGCCGGTACTCGCCGGACTGACGATCGCACTTGAAGTCCATCCGCTGACACTGATGGTGCCTGCAGCCATGGCGGCCAACTGTGCCTTCATGCTGCCGGTGGGCACCCCGCCGAACGCCATCGTGTTCGGTACCCAGAAGATCACCATCCAGGAGATGGCCAAGACAGGATTCGCCCTGAACATCCTTGGCGTCATCCTGATAGTGACTTTCGTCTACCTCCTGATGCCGATCATTTTCGGCATCGACCTGCTGAACTTCAGTGGATAA
- a CDS encoding PQQ-binding-like beta-propeller repeat protein yields MTLLRTMKYSILSGILLLAACGGTEDASPEGTAEETSEEATGEEATGEVVEETSEEIESMETFGAEEWTQYRFNPEKNAVIDSGHEPLKNMKFKTEDEVRATPVVADGKLFIGNHSSGHILAFDLESGDRIWEETAPNWIHSETIYHEGTVYVGYGNRHFQDNGIRGTGESGVMALDAEEGEILWEFETEGEVMPTPAIYEDHLYIATGDRHLYKLTLDAGELAYRHALGSTVSMSSPNIHEDTLYVGGSGPLPYTFYAYDLEQDEVKWQTEFDEVVMGLDDVPPAVSEGTVVTTALVENEDGETEHEIYAMDTESGEILWEDNWGTGEPVQNNKSGAPMIYEGSVYVASPKTQTYYAYDLESGEQLWAYEDEAAKAPPVAKNGIVYFSNVEGRVVGMDAETGEPVKEKVLGGTLAPAGPIIVNDTLIVGSQDSYVYVVPLSDFADAKE; encoded by the coding sequence ATGACACTGTTACGTACGATGAAATACTCGATATTATCAGGCATACTCCTGCTTGCCGCGTGTGGAGGAACGGAAGATGCGTCCCCTGAAGGAACGGCGGAAGAAACCTCTGAAGAAGCAACAGGTGAAGAAGCAACAGGCGAAGTAGTGGAAGAAACTTCTGAAGAGATTGAAAGCATGGAGACATTCGGTGCGGAGGAATGGACCCAGTACCGCTTCAACCCTGAAAAGAATGCGGTAATCGATTCGGGTCATGAGCCGCTCAAAAATATGAAGTTCAAAACTGAAGACGAAGTACGCGCGACCCCTGTCGTCGCTGATGGCAAACTGTTCATCGGCAACCACAGCTCCGGCCACATCCTTGCATTCGACCTCGAATCCGGCGACAGGATCTGGGAGGAGACGGCACCGAACTGGATCCACTCCGAAACCATCTATCATGAAGGCACGGTATATGTCGGCTACGGCAACCGCCATTTCCAGGATAATGGCATACGCGGCACTGGGGAAAGCGGTGTGATGGCGCTTGATGCAGAAGAAGGGGAAATCCTCTGGGAATTCGAAACCGAAGGGGAAGTCATGCCGACCCCTGCCATATATGAAGACCACCTATACATTGCCACCGGCGACCGTCACCTGTATAAGCTGACACTCGATGCAGGTGAACTCGCGTACAGACACGCACTCGGCTCCACCGTCAGCATGTCCTCGCCCAACATACATGAAGATACGCTCTATGTCGGCGGAAGCGGTCCTCTGCCCTACACTTTCTATGCATATGACCTCGAGCAGGATGAGGTGAAATGGCAGACCGAATTCGACGAAGTCGTCATGGGCCTCGATGATGTCCCGCCAGCCGTAAGTGAAGGCACCGTCGTCACCACTGCACTCGTCGAAAATGAAGATGGAGAAACCGAGCATGAAATCTATGCGATGGACACCGAATCCGGCGAAATCCTCTGGGAGGACAACTGGGGAACAGGGGAACCTGTCCAGAACAACAAGTCCGGAGCCCCCATGATATATGAGGGTTCGGTATACGTCGCCAGCCCAAAAACACAGACATACTATGCCTATGACCTCGAGAGCGGCGAACAGCTGTGGGCCTATGAAGACGAGGCCGCCAAGGCGCCACCTGTGGCCAAGAACGGAATCGTCTACTTCTCCAATGTAGAAGGCAGGGTCGTCGGCATGGACGCCGAGACCGGCGAACCGGTCAAGGAGAAGGTGCTCGGCGGCACCCTCGCCCCCGCCGGCCCCATCATCGTCAATGACACCCTTATCGTCGGCAGCCAGGACAGTTATGTCTATGTCGTCCCGTTGAGCGATTTCGCAGATGCGAAGGAGTAG
- a CDS encoding APC family permease → METNLSNVERTELDNTMSKRFIWAIAYGSSIGWGAFILPGDWLVSSGTLGSTLGITIGGILMLIIAVAYGGLTTRFPVSGGEFAFSYAGFGKYVSFIASWFLALGYICVVALNASAFSLLFKFILPEFLEIGYLYTIAGWDVYIMEVILSSLVLILFAFISIKGSGLSGNLQFLFCLFMALVVTVLFGWSFFSGEFALSNAEPLFNNENGIWTSIILIVAIAPWMYVGFDNIPQAAEEFKFSPDKTFKLIVFGIIASIITYVLMILITSWVYPDEQSIDGALWVTGSVVQSSMGALGMTLLALAISFGVFTGLNGFYLSSSRLLFALGRARFIPPVFMKLGKNKTPYVAVLFIMTVCLAAPWLGRTALSWIVDMSSTGVSVAFLITSLVAVKFFSRKENYNILYIIFGVLGALISLAFLVLLLYPGSPASLSAPSYIALGAWVVLGAIFFLFQLKKLRALTKEELDYLILNKDE, encoded by the coding sequence ATGGAAACCAATTTATCCAACGTAGAACGTACGGAACTGGACAATACCATGTCCAAGCGTTTCATCTGGGCCATTGCCTATGGTTCAAGCATCGGATGGGGCGCCTTCATCCTCCCGGGAGACTGGCTGGTCTCCTCGGGCACACTCGGATCGACACTCGGCATCACCATCGGCGGCATCCTGATGCTGATCATCGCCGTGGCATATGGTGGACTGACCACACGGTTTCCCGTCTCAGGCGGCGAATTCGCATTCAGTTATGCCGGATTCGGAAAATATGTCAGCTTCATCGCATCATGGTTTCTGGCACTTGGATACATATGTGTCGTCGCCCTGAATGCCAGTGCCTTCAGCCTGCTGTTCAAGTTCATTCTACCTGAATTTCTCGAAATCGGCTATCTATATACGATTGCAGGCTGGGATGTCTATATAATGGAAGTGATCCTGTCTTCCCTCGTATTGATTCTCTTTGCATTCATATCAATCAAGGGGAGCGGCCTGTCCGGGAACCTGCAGTTCCTATTCTGCCTATTCATGGCGCTTGTGGTGACGGTGCTCTTCGGATGGTCGTTCTTCTCGGGCGAGTTCGCGCTGTCCAATGCCGAGCCACTGTTCAACAATGAGAACGGCATATGGACGTCGATCATCCTGATCGTCGCGATTGCGCCGTGGATGTATGTCGGATTCGACAACATCCCGCAGGCGGCCGAAGAATTCAAATTCAGTCCGGATAAGACTTTCAAACTGATCGTCTTCGGCATCATCGCCTCCATCATCACATATGTACTGATGATCCTGATCACTTCCTGGGTATACCCGGATGAGCAGTCGATCGATGGTGCATTGTGGGTGACTGGATCCGTCGTCCAGTCCTCCATGGGCGCACTCGGCATGACACTGCTGGCACTGGCAATTTCATTCGGCGTATTCACGGGGCTGAACGGCTTCTATCTGTCGTCATCCCGGCTGCTGTTCGCCCTCGGGCGTGCACGGTTCATTCCGCCGGTCTTCATGAAACTCGGTAAAAATAAAACGCCTTATGTCGCCGTGCTGTTCATCATGACGGTGTGCCTGGCGGCACCGTGGCTCGGACGTACGGCGCTCAGCTGGATTGTCGACATGTCATCGACCGGCGTCTCCGTCGCATTTCTGATCACGAGCCTCGTGGCGGTCAAATTCTTCAGCAGGAAAGAGAACTATAACATCCTGTATATCATCTTCGGGGTGCTGGGTGCACTGATTTCACTGGCATTTCTCGTGCTGCTGCTGTATCCGGGGTCACCCGCGTCACTCAGTGCACCATCATACATCGCACTCGGTGCATGGGTGGTGCTCGGTGCCATCTTCTTCCTTTTCCAGTTGAAGAAGCTCAGGGCCCTGACAAAAGAGGAACTGGATTATCTGATCCTCAATAAGGATGAGTAA
- a CDS encoding cupin domain-containing protein, with product MNVFKKADSTMFVLNFLPGQKLPEHNHPGHELYFHLIQGEGQFPVDGEDIEVVEEDVIHIGPEERNQFRKQ from the coding sequence GTGAATGTATTCAAAAAAGCCGACAGCACGATGTTCGTCCTGAACTTTCTGCCGGGACAGAAGTTGCCTGAACACAACCATCCCGGTCATGAACTATATTTTCATCTCATCCAGGGGGAAGGGCAATTTCCGGTCGATGGCGAGGATATCGAAGTGGTGGAGGAGGATGTCATCCATATCGGTCCGGAGGAAAGGAACCAGTTTCGTAAACAATAG
- a CDS encoding CsbD family protein — translation MADDTSKKDKFMGKAKKAAGDMMNDDKTKEEGKRQETEGKVKDAANDVKDKATDAFNDKK, via the coding sequence ATGGCTGATGATACAAGCAAAAAAGACAAATTCATGGGCAAGGCGAAAAAAGCTGCCGGCGACATGATGAATGATGACAAGACGAAAGAAGAAGGCAAGCGTCAGGAGACGGAAGGCAAAGTCAAGGACGCTGCGAACGACGTAAAAGACAAGGCAACAGACGCATTCAACGACAAAAAATAG
- a CDS encoding type 1 glutamine amidotransferase domain-containing protein yields MAKKVAVIMTNMVEDVEYTSPVEALQNEGHEVEVIAPEAGEIEGKQGGKFQADKSIADASPQDYDAILVPGGFSPDLLRADQEGRFGKFAKHFLQEDKPTFAICHGPQVLIDTDLLKERNITSFISVRKDLENAGAKVHDKSVVVCSNLVSSRKPDDLEDFNREIKAQLA; encoded by the coding sequence TTGGCTAAGAAAGTCGCAGTAATCATGACCAACATGGTAGAAGATGTCGAATATACAAGCCCGGTCGAGGCACTTCAGAATGAAGGGCACGAGGTGGAAGTCATCGCACCCGAAGCCGGAGAAATAGAAGGTAAGCAGGGCGGCAAGTTCCAGGCGGATAAAAGCATTGCTGATGCAAGCCCGCAAGACTATGACGCAATCCTGGTACCTGGCGGATTCTCCCCAGACTTGTTGCGTGCCGACCAGGAAGGCCGTTTCGGCAAATTCGCAAAACACTTCCTCCAGGAGGACAAGCCGACATTCGCAATCTGTCATGGACCACAGGTACTCATCGATACCGACCTGTTGAAGGAACGCAACATTACTTCCTTCATCTCCGTAAGAAAAGACCTGGAGAACGCAGGTGCAAAAGTGCATGACAAATCCGTTGTGGTCTGCAGCAACCTCGTATCCAGCCGCAAGCCGGATGACCTGGAAGACTTCAACCGTGAAATCAAGGCACAGCTTGCCTAA
- a CDS encoding immunoglobulin-like domain-containing protein, with amino-acid sequence MNTSTIIKFMAGLLPAAPITGELLDEELQQAETSEAEAESETGTDSKYADYNGPTMEEEIASHSGNVPAIKGTDAYNVQVGDDFDPLAGVYAIDNRDGDITGNIEVTSNNVNTNRAGSYNVSYRVENSRGGFYEYTRVIEVSNAASDPIPMIPPTEEELAAASGESEEAEENAASSSAITFLGLEDITISQGSEFNPKEDVAIIDVDGSDITHRTYISGEVDTETPGEYTIAYAVFDHFGDPHAKARTITVE; translated from the coding sequence ATGAATACAAGTACAATAATAAAATTCATGGCCGGACTGCTGCCGGCAGCGCCGATCACAGGAGAGCTGCTGGATGAAGAGCTGCAGCAGGCGGAAACGTCCGAAGCAGAAGCAGAATCCGAAACCGGGACTGATTCCAAGTATGCCGATTACAACGGACCAACGATGGAAGAGGAAATCGCGTCACATAGTGGCAATGTGCCGGCCATCAAAGGCACCGACGCCTACAATGTGCAGGTCGGGGACGATTTCGATCCGCTTGCCGGCGTCTACGCCATCGACAATCGCGACGGGGACATCACCGGCAACATCGAGGTGACCTCCAACAACGTCAACACCAACCGGGCAGGCAGCTACAATGTGTCATACCGTGTCGAAAACAGCCGCGGTGGATTCTATGAATACACACGTGTAATCGAAGTGTCGAATGCTGCAAGCGACCCGATACCGATGATTCCACCGACTGAAGAAGAACTTGCTGCCGCCTCCGGAGAATCCGAAGAGGCTGAGGAGAATGCTGCCAGCAGTTCTGCCATCACATTCCTTGGACTTGAGGACATAACCATTTCCCAAGGTTCAGAGTTCAATCCCAAGGAGGATGTCGCAATCATCGATGTGGACGGCAGTGATATCACCCACCGCACCTATATTTCGGGCGAAGTCGATACCGAAACACCGGGTGAATACACGATTGCCTACGCTGTATTCGATCATTTCGGCGATCCCCATGCCAAAGCACGCACGATTACAGTCGAATAG
- a CDS encoding RrF2 family transcriptional regulator produces the protein MKLTLYTDYSLRVLMYLSMREEEKVQIDEIAGYYNISRNHLTKVVHHLSKLGYVKTVRGRGGGIMLNYKPEALNIGEVVRQTEDNFHMAECFSEGNECVLTPVCGLRFVLNDALKAYLEVLDKYTLQDITPKAIPR, from the coding sequence GTGAAACTGACATTATATACGGACTACTCTTTGCGGGTGCTGATGTACCTCAGCATGCGTGAAGAAGAGAAAGTCCAGATAGATGAAATCGCAGGCTACTATAATATTTCGAGAAACCACCTGACAAAAGTGGTGCACCATCTGTCGAAGCTCGGCTATGTCAAAACTGTACGTGGTCGCGGCGGAGGGATTATGCTAAACTATAAACCAGAAGCGCTCAATATCGGCGAAGTCGTCCGCCAGACGGAAGACAACTTCCATATGGCCGAATGCTTCTCGGAAGGCAATGAATGCGTTCTGACACCCGTATGCGGACTGCGTTTCGTGCTGAATGATGCCCTCAAGGCATACCTTGAAGTGCTCGATAAATATACATTGCAGGACATTACCCCTAAAGCAATACCGAGGTGA
- a CDS encoding globin domain-containing protein has protein sequence MITEEKKEVIKATIPVLEAHGTEITSTFYQNMFKAHPELLNIFNQTNQTVGDQPKALAMTVLAAAKHIDNLDAIVPHVVGIAHKHRALEIKPEHYPIVGKYLLEGIQEVLGDQATPEIIDAWCEYYNQIAQVFIDVEQDMYQAAAWDGFKPFIVRKKEVMTPEIVRFTVGSDNVDKAFTAGQYITVKVKPADYPYEALRHYSICSNDAEDGITFAVKREGLDDKKGVVSNYLHSGIEEGDALFLSAPAGDFKVEAEHDRLLFIAGGVGATPVMAMAEEAISKGKDVKFVYSAINEQYLPFKDQFEKLEADGADISVKYSDTDGYLNREDFTGSEDREIYICGSMPFMNTMIAELNAMGIDDSRIHFEPFGPKMSLQKV, from the coding sequence ATGATTACTGAAGAGAAAAAAGAGGTCATCAAAGCGACGATTCCTGTACTGGAAGCACATGGAACCGAAATTACATCCACATTCTATCAAAATATGTTCAAGGCACATCCCGAACTTCTGAACATTTTCAACCAGACGAACCAGACGGTCGGCGACCAGCCGAAGGCCCTCGCAATGACGGTACTGGCAGCAGCGAAGCATATCGATAACCTCGATGCGATTGTTCCGCACGTTGTCGGCATTGCGCACAAGCACCGTGCACTCGAGATCAAACCGGAACATTATCCGATTGTCGGCAAATATCTGCTCGAAGGCATCCAGGAAGTGCTTGGCGACCAGGCGACACCTGAAATCATCGATGCATGGTGTGAATACTACAACCAGATCGCCCAGGTGTTCATCGATGTTGAGCAGGACATGTACCAGGCCGCAGCATGGGATGGGTTCAAGCCATTCATCGTCAGGAAGAAGGAAGTCATGACACCTGAAATCGTCAGGTTCACGGTGGGTTCCGATAATGTGGACAAGGCCTTCACAGCCGGACAGTATATTACGGTGAAGGTGAAGCCTGCAGACTATCCCTATGAAGCACTCCGCCACTATTCCATCTGCTCGAACGATGCGGAGGACGGCATCACATTTGCGGTGAAACGTGAAGGGCTGGATGACAAGAAGGGCGTCGTTTCGAACTATCTGCATAGTGGCATTGAAGAAGGCGATGCACTCTTCCTTTCTGCACCGGCGGGCGACTTCAAAGTCGAAGCGGAACACGACAGGCTGCTCTTCATCGCCGGTGGTGTCGGTGCGACCCCGGTCATGGCAATGGCTGAAGAGGCGATTTCAAAAGGCAAGGATGTCAAATTCGTCTACAGTGCAATCAACGAACAATACCTGCCATTCAAGGACCAGTTTGAAAAACTGGAAGCGGATGGAGCAGACATCAGCGTGAAGTATAGTGACACCGACGGCTACCTGAACCGTGAAGACTTTACAGGCAGTGAGGACCGTGAAATCTACATCTGTGGTTCCATGCCGTTCATGAATACGATGATCGCCGAACTCAATGCCATGGGCATCGATGATTCCCGCATCCACTTCGAGCCGTTCGGTCCGAAAATGAGCCTTCAGAAAGTATAA
- a CDS encoding calcium/sodium antiporter, whose amino-acid sequence MEYILLVIGFVLLIKGADYFVEGASNIAVKLNVSPLLVGLTIVALGTSSPEATVAILAALDGSPGVVLGNVIGSNIVNITVVVGLTAMIAPLTVQSETVRKEIPFAMLAAVVLMILMADVALQGAGANIINRGDGIIILLFFSVFLYYVFEMARKNRSSAVEKVDADAGESWLKNILFTIGGLIAIIIGGEMVVSSATEIALALGMSEALVGLTIVAIGTSLPEIMTSVTAALKGKGDMAIGNVVGSNIFNIFFVTGTASTVAPIAAESKLFFDGWVMVALTVLLLIFSRTHFKIGRKEGAVLLIAYIIYLVYIIMRN is encoded by the coding sequence TTGGAATATATTCTTCTGGTAATCGGCTTTGTCCTGCTGATCAAGGGTGCGGACTACTTCGTAGAAGGTGCCTCGAACATCGCAGTCAAGCTCAATGTATCTCCGTTGCTGGTCGGCCTGACCATCGTCGCACTCGGCACCAGTTCGCCTGAAGCGACAGTGGCGATTCTGGCCGCACTGGATGGCAGTCCGGGCGTCGTACTCGGTAACGTCATCGGCAGCAACATCGTAAACATCACGGTCGTTGTCGGTCTGACGGCGATGATTGCCCCGCTCACAGTGCAGAGTGAAACCGTCCGCAAGGAGATTCCATTTGCGATGCTGGCGGCCGTCGTACTGATGATACTGATGGCGGACGTGGCGCTGCAGGGGGCGGGAGCGAACATCATCAACCGTGGTGATGGTATCATCATCCTGCTGTTCTTCTCGGTGTTTCTGTATTATGTATTTGAAATGGCACGGAAAAACCGTTCCAGTGCAGTGGAGAAAGTCGATGCGGATGCCGGAGAGTCCTGGCTGAAGAATATACTCTTCACCATTGGTGGCCTCATTGCGATCATCATCGGGGGTGAAATGGTTGTCAGCAGTGCAACGGAAATCGCCCTGGCACTCGGCATGAGCGAGGCACTCGTCGGTCTGACGATCGTTGCGATCGGTACATCACTGCCTGAGATCATGACCTCGGTCACCGCAGCCCTCAAGGGGAAAGGCGACATGGCCATCGGCAACGTCGTCGGCAGCAACATCTTCAACATATTCTTCGTCACCGGCACGGCCTCCACTGTGGCGCCGATTGCTGCAGAATCCAAGCTGTTCTTCGACGGCTGGGTGATGGTGGCCCTGACCGTGCTGCTGCTGATCTTCTCCCGGACCCACTTCAAAATCGGACGTAAGGAAGGGGCGGTCCTGCTCATCGCCTACATCATATATCTGGTGTACATCATCATGAGGAACTAG
- a CDS encoding calcium/sodium antiporter encodes MVYILLIIGFILLIKGADYFVEGASNIAFRLNVSPLLIGLTIVAFGTSAPEATVSIAGALEGSAGVVLGNVIGSNVVNITLVLGITALIAPIAVKSETVRKEIPFALLATIILMILMADVALQNATENILGLGDGLVILLIFSIFLYYVFEIAMKNRTEAEPEADAGVGESWTKNIMLTAAGLIAIVLGGSMVVDGAIEIALALGMSETLVGLTIVAVGTSLPEIITSITAAMKKQGDIAFGNIVGSNIFNILFVAGASSVIAPLTIESKLFFDGWVMVALTVLLLIFSRTHFKIGRKEGAVMLAAYLAYLVYIIIRN; translated from the coding sequence TTGGTTTATATTCTGCTCATCATAGGTTTCATCCTGCTGATCAAAGGGGCGGACTACTTCGTTGAAGGTGCCTCGAACATTGCGTTCAGGCTGAATGTCTCCCCGCTTCTGATCGGCTTGACCATCGTCGCATTCGGGACAAGTGCCCCGGAAGCGACCGTGTCCATCGCAGGTGCGCTTGAAGGAAGCGCAGGCGTTGTGCTCGGCAACGTCATCGGCAGCAATGTCGTCAATATTACGCTTGTGCTCGGCATCACTGCACTCATCGCCCCAATTGCCGTAAAGAGTGAAACAGTGCGCAAGGAGATACCATTCGCCCTGTTGGCCACCATCATACTGATGATACTGATGGCGGATGTGGCACTCCAGAATGCCACGGAAAATATACTGGGTCTGGGCGATGGGCTGGTCATCCTGCTGATCTTTTCCATATTTTTATACTATGTATTCGAAATCGCAATGAAAAACCGTACGGAAGCGGAACCTGAGGCGGATGCCGGTGTCGGCGAGTCGTGGACGAAGAATATAATGCTGACTGCCGCGGGCCTCATTGCCATCGTACTCGGCGGCAGCATGGTCGTCGATGGTGCAATAGAAATCGCCCTGGCCCTCGGCATGAGCGAGACGCTGGTGGGTCTGACGATTGTTGCGGTCGGGACCTCCCTGCCTGAAATCATCACTTCCATTACGGCAGCGATGAAGAAGCAGGGGGATATCGCTTTTGGCAATATCGTCGGAAGCAACATCTTCAACATCCTCTTCGTTGCCGGCGCCTCATCCGTGATCGCGCCACTGACCATAGAGTCCAAACTGTTCTTCGACGGCTGGGTGATGGTGGCCCTGACCGTACTGCTGCTGATCTTCTCCCGGACCCATTTCAAGATCGGGCGCAAAGAAGGGGCAGTCATGCTCGCCGCCTATCTGGCGTATCTGGTGTACATCATCATAAGGAACTAG
- the folD gene encoding bifunctional methylenetetrahydrofolate dehydrogenase/methenyltetrahydrofolate cyclohydrolase FolD: MTAELLNGREIAKEYRAGLAKEVEKLKSKGITPNLTVVIVGNDGASLSYVRSKNKAAEKIGMTSEIVHLDEDTSEAEVLSTIERLNNDDAVSGILVQVPLPEQVSEEKVLEAIAPHKDVDGFHPVNIGRLYTGQRTFVPCTPLGIMELLKHTGSLEGKDAAVIGRSHIVGQPVAKLLTNENATVTLMHSRTKDLTAKLKDYDVIVSAVGAPGLVTGAHLKEGAIVIDVGNTVVDEKLVGDVDFDSAKEVASYITPVPGGVGPLTITMVLNNTLLAAKWHNGIE, translated from the coding sequence ATGACAGCAGAACTTTTGAACGGCAGGGAAATCGCGAAGGAATACCGCGCCGGCCTTGCCAAAGAAGTTGAGAAGTTGAAAAGCAAAGGCATCACTCCGAACCTGACAGTCGTAATCGTCGGCAATGATGGTGCCTCTCTGAGCTATGTCCGCTCAAAAAATAAAGCCGCCGAAAAAATCGGCATGACATCGGAGATCGTCCATCTCGATGAAGACACCTCCGAAGCGGAAGTGCTCAGCACAATCGAACGCCTGAACAATGACGATGCAGTCAGCGGCATTCTCGTCCAGGTCCCCCTGCCCGAACAGGTCAGCGAGGAGAAGGTGCTCGAAGCGATTGCACCGCATAAGGACGTCGACGGCTTCCATCCGGTGAATATCGGCAGACTCTATACAGGCCAGCGCACTTTCGTACCATGCACGCCGCTTGGCATCATGGAACTGCTCAAGCATACCGGCTCCCTCGAAGGGAAGGACGCTGCAGTGATCGGTCGTTCCCACATCGTCGGCCAGCCTGTCGCCAAACTGCTCACCAACGAGAACGCAACTGTCACTCTCATGCATTCCCGGACAAAGGATCTGACAGCCAAGCTGAAGGACTATGACGTCATCGTCAGTGCCGTCGGTGCACCCGGCCTTGTGACAGGCGCACACCTTAAAGAAGGCGCCATCGTCATCGATGTCGGCAACACCGTCGTCGATGAAAAACTCGTCGGTGATGTCGATTTCGACTCCGCCAAGGAAGTCGCGAGCTACATCACCCCAGTACCAGGCGGTGTCGGCCCATTGACGATTACAATGGTGCTCAATAATACACTGCTCGCTGCCAAATGGCACAACGGCATCGAATAA